A window from Candidatus Nitrospira neomarina encodes these proteins:
- the xseB gene encoding exodeoxyribonuclease VII small subunit codes for MAVLKFEKALSRLETIVAELERGELSLDESLRIFEEGVKLSKTCLKMLDDAERKVEILVQDKDGRKRIQAFSIEDSNSPES; via the coding sequence ATGGCTGTACTGAAATTTGAAAAAGCACTGTCTCGCTTGGAAACTATTGTGGCCGAGTTGGAGCGCGGGGAGCTTTCCTTGGATGAATCCTTGAGGATTTTTGAGGAAGGAGTCAAGCTCTCAAAAACCTGCCTGAAAATGCTGGATGATGCAGAACGCAAAGTGGAGATCCTTGTGCAAGACAAGGATGGAAGAAAGCGTATACAGGCTTTTTCGATTGAGGATTCCAATTCACCAGAATCGTAA